A portion of the Thermosediminibacter oceani DSM 16646 genome contains these proteins:
- a CDS encoding adenylosuccinate synthase produces the protein MSGVVVIGSQWGDEGKGRIVDYLAQRADIVVRYQGGNNAGHTVEVGDVKYKLHLIPSGILHPGKICIIGNGMVVDPLALIDEIRYLKGHGIDVKSHLKISDRAHVIMPYHKLLDELIEDRKGEHQLGTTRKGIGPAYVDKAERVGIRMCDLMDPEVFKEKLELNLETKNHLLEKVYGAKGLEKGPILENYLKAAEELRGMVCDTTAVIYEGARAGKHILYEGAQGTLLDVDLGTYPYVTSSHPIAGGVCIGAGIGPTMIDSVVGVVKAYTTRVGKGPFPTELSDSTGDYIRERGFEYGTTTGRPRRCGWLDVVMLKYAVRVNGLSHLAITKLDTLGGMDKVKICTAYEYKGEIIENFPASLKVLGECRPVYEELPGWDADVSNITEYNRLPANLLRYVERIKELTGVDICFISVGPKRSQGFELIRLF, from the coding sequence ATGTCTGGAGTTGTTGTCATAGGTTCTCAGTGGGGTGACGAGGGTAAGGGGCGCATAGTCGACTACCTGGCCCAAAGAGCTGACATCGTGGTGCGCTATCAGGGAGGCAACAACGCCGGCCATACGGTGGAAGTCGGCGACGTAAAGTACAAGCTTCACCTTATACCCTCCGGTATCCTCCATCCGGGGAAGATCTGCATAATAGGCAACGGAATGGTGGTAGACCCCTTGGCCCTTATAGACGAAATAAGGTACCTGAAAGGCCACGGTATAGACGTGAAATCACATCTTAAGATAAGCGACCGGGCCCACGTTATAATGCCCTACCACAAGCTGCTGGACGAACTTATAGAGGATAGAAAGGGAGAGCACCAGCTGGGCACCACCCGGAAGGGAATAGGGCCTGCTTACGTGGACAAGGCCGAGAGGGTGGGCATCAGGATGTGCGACCTGATGGACCCCGAAGTGTTCAAAGAAAAGCTGGAGCTGAACCTGGAGACGAAAAACCACCTTCTGGAAAAGGTGTACGGCGCAAAGGGTTTGGAAAAAGGCCCCATCCTGGAAAACTACCTGAAAGCCGCTGAGGAGCTGCGGGGCATGGTATGCGACACAACCGCCGTCATATACGAGGGAGCCAGGGCCGGAAAGCACATCCTCTACGAAGGAGCCCAGGGTACGCTCCTTGATGTGGACCTGGGGACTTACCCTTACGTCACTTCTTCCCACCCCATAGCTGGCGGGGTCTGCATAGGCGCCGGAATAGGCCCTACCATGATAGACAGCGTGGTGGGCGTGGTGAAAGCCTATACCACAAGGGTAGGCAAAGGTCCCTTCCCCACCGAGTTATCCGACTCCACCGGGGACTATATAAGGGAGCGGGGGTTCGAATACGGCACCACTACCGGCAGGCCGCGGCGCTGCGGCTGGCTGGATGTAGTGATGCTAAAATACGCCGTCCGGGTGAACGGACTTTCACACCTTGCCATAACGAAGCTGGATACTCTGGGAGGCATGGATAAGGTAAAAATCTGCACCGCCTACGAATACAAAGGCGAGATAATAGAGAACTTTCCGGCGAGCCTCAAAGTATTGGGAGAATGCCGGCCGGTTTACGAGGAGCTCCCAGGATGGGATGCCGACGTATCGAATATCACGGAATATAATCGGCTACCCGCCAACCTGCTGAGGTATGTGGAGCGCATCAAAGAGCTCACCGGCGTGGATATCTGCTTTATATCGGTGGGACCGAAGAGGAGTCAGGGTTTCGAACTTATAAGGCTTTTTTGA